A DNA window from Calliphora vicina chromosome 1, idCalVici1.1, whole genome shotgun sequence contains the following coding sequences:
- the LOC135949195 gene encoding prostatic spermine-binding protein-like, whose translation MGGVVERDGTESFVCTSTDAGEGFDEDGDGDEFDEDVDDGDEFDEDVDGDEFDEDDDLVEDDDGDDFCAGSGNGNGLEEDDGDLEDGDDDDLEDGDDDDLEDEDGDDDDLEDGDDDDLEDGDDDDNDFGEDLGNGDGLAEDDDDDLEEDDDGVTLIIGGW comes from the exons ATGGGTGGTGTTGTCGAACGGGATGGCACTGAATCCTTTGTTTGTACAAGTACAGATGCAGGTGAGGGTTTTGATGAAGATGGTGATGGCGATGAGTTTGATGAAGATGTTGATGATGGCGATGAGTTTGATGAAGATGTTGATGGTGATGAGTTTGATGAAGATGATGATTTAGTAGAAGATGATGATGGCGATGATTTTTGTGCAGGTTCGGGTAACGGTAATGGTTTAGAAGAAGATGATGGTGATTTAGAAgacggtgatgatgatgatttagaagacggtgatgatgatgatttagaagacg aagacggtgatgatgatgatttagaagacggtgatgatgatgatttagaagacggtgatgatgatgacaatGATTTTGGTGAGGATCTAGGTAACGGTGATGGTTTAGCAgaagatgatgacgatgatttAGAAGAAGATGATGATGGCGTAACTCTGATTATTGGAGGTTGGTGA